One genomic region from Halobaculum sp. XH14 encodes:
- a CDS encoding Eco57I restriction-modification methylase domain-containing protein, whose translation MQCIEYFQRLEAEGQGWELESRTREEIEEIESGKGSSSLYAKRTAILNNLYGVDIDEGAVEICKLRLWLSMVADIEDEPSEVEPLPNIDFNVRQGNSLIGQLDTDIESNEDGDSDLDSWEVKTRFEDVKEAIKKHKKAETSIELKNGGRRQKTE comes from the coding sequence ATGCAATGCATTGAGTATTTCCAGCGGCTCGAAGCTGAAGGGCAAGGCTGGGAGCTAGAATCCAGAACGCGAGAAGAGATTGAGGAAATCGAGTCTGGAAAAGGCTCCTCATCACTGTACGCAAAGCGAACGGCCATACTCAACAATTTGTACGGAGTCGATATCGACGAAGGTGCTGTTGAGATTTGCAAGCTCAGGCTCTGGTTGTCGATGGTCGCTGATATCGAGGATGAACCGAGCGAGGTGGAGCCGCTCCCCAACATCGATTTCAACGTACGACAGGGCAACAGCCTAATTGGTCAACTCGATACGGACATCGAAAGTAACGAAGACGGAGACAGCGATCTCGATTCTTGGGAAGTGAAAACTCGTTTTGAGGACGTGAAAGAGGCCATCAAGAAGCACAAGAAAGCGGAGACCAGTATTGAGCTCAAGAATGGCGGAAGGAGGCAGAAGACAGAATAG
- a CDS encoding Eco57I restriction-modification methylase domain-containing protein — translation MTLQQITASDIAGWDSLQDIANSFEKRGLKPRPKLGGDNELVVQLDDDEFIVIVNAGPGETATDFKPENRSRHTNLVATNDFETFTFITRVRSWEGQQHGRIKHQKISFSKEQFTRDSGEKNTILQKLNSIEYGSSAAIYDTLYDTQQVVKEFYEQFEELRTDLIQEVTGIPDDRGDAKQRYVQVILDRMIFLYFIQEKRLLDRNPNYLHEQPNEVVDEGGDHYEEFYEPLFFEYLAEDKQNPDFGSLPYLNGGLFARNPVEEEFQDAKLGGPAEKTNELFDDILDFLSDWNWNVDERLDIVDPKNLSPAILGHIFEQTVNQKEMGAYYTPEEITGFMARRTIHPYLLDQLNEAVDADYDEIDNVFGFPVPEADSSAGAVADGGTITQQVPTGNVQTSHVETLYHDILKEAHILDPAVGSGAFLLAAQEVLMDLYMQCIEYFQRLEAEGQGWELESRSREELERIEGGHGGESLYAKRSIILDNLYGVDIDEGAVEICKLRLWLSMVADIEDEPGEVEPLPNIDFNIRQGNSLIGFTDLIETVNEQGDTSLTNYGIGEETPVSEYYEDVIHAQRKHKRANSSKEATNARRQAESLITSYSQNLDNKVLDEFHNAGAEITLDQVQEFHPFHWILEFALVYDQGGFDLIIGNPPWDQLRASRDDYFVKFDEQFRSRMPSNKDEMQKQLLEDEEIAEGWEEYQEQIEKQMRYFTDGSEYILQKPVIDGRKDPNENNLAALFFERLFELVSDEGYVAQVLPGVIFSGSFSKDLRMKLLNDAEIQSLVGFENHGIFGDLHRQYQFAVLTFKNQGESEQIKGIFDQHDVSVLRHFDEKAVEIPREVLTQYSLKARIFPNITHPEEVGILESIVSHPPLGEKIDNKWNVTPHRELDRSRASDRFVEEENEGDYPVYGGANIHQFQHDNTFDSSLDSPSLWSVDEDQPDLSAKYRVRERAYNGGTPKKDIYEAFGGPKTSKSQKGFVNDLLQEHRGQDLCMDDLLPDFTEYRIIYRDIARPTDERTMISTVLPKGLVCVHTLQTFSPYEVNPEQDDLSEYPLRSIYERAYDDKELFVITGLLNSIPFDYLMRTKVDSHIVRFKLEESQVPRLTEGDNWFHYISDRAARLNCYGKEFEEMRERLGGIDPAKEESERRRLQAEVDAASFHAYGLDREEMQFVLDDFHRVSNPRIMTEAYFEKVAEKYTHLGDVGPME, via the coding sequence ATGACTCTCCAGCAGATCACCGCATCCGATATCGCGGGCTGGGACTCTTTACAGGATATAGCGAACTCCTTTGAAAAACGCGGGCTCAAACCACGCCCGAAACTTGGGGGCGATAACGAACTCGTAGTCCAGCTTGATGATGACGAATTCATCGTCATCGTCAATGCTGGCCCCGGTGAGACTGCCACGGACTTCAAACCGGAAAATCGCTCACGGCATACCAACCTCGTTGCCACCAACGATTTCGAGACCTTCACCTTCATTACGCGAGTCCGAAGCTGGGAGGGGCAGCAGCACGGTCGAATTAAGCATCAAAAGATTTCGTTCTCGAAGGAGCAGTTCACGCGGGACAGCGGAGAGAAGAACACTATTCTCCAGAAGCTGAACTCGATCGAGTACGGTTCCTCTGCTGCGATATACGATACGCTCTACGACACGCAACAGGTCGTCAAAGAGTTTTATGAACAGTTCGAGGAACTCCGGACGGATCTCATTCAAGAGGTCACGGGCATTCCCGACGACCGTGGTGACGCGAAGCAACGATATGTGCAGGTCATTCTTGACCGGATGATATTCCTATACTTCATCCAAGAAAAGCGCCTCCTTGATCGGAACCCGAACTACCTTCACGAACAGCCGAATGAAGTCGTTGACGAGGGCGGTGACCACTACGAAGAGTTCTACGAACCGCTCTTCTTCGAATACCTCGCAGAAGACAAGCAGAACCCTGATTTCGGTAGTCTTCCGTACTTGAACGGTGGCTTGTTCGCAAGGAATCCTGTCGAAGAGGAGTTCCAGGACGCGAAGTTAGGTGGCCCTGCCGAGAAAACGAACGAGCTCTTCGACGATATCCTCGACTTCCTCTCCGACTGGAACTGGAACGTAGACGAACGACTCGATATCGTCGATCCCAAGAACCTCTCCCCAGCGATATTGGGCCACATCTTCGAGCAAACGGTCAATCAGAAGGAGATGGGGGCGTACTACACACCGGAAGAAATCACGGGGTTCATGGCCCGACGGACGATCCATCCATATCTGCTCGATCAACTCAACGAGGCTGTGGACGCAGACTACGACGAGATCGACAATGTGTTCGGATTCCCCGTGCCCGAGGCAGATAGTAGCGCAGGAGCTGTTGCCGATGGTGGAACTATAACTCAGCAAGTTCCAACGGGAAACGTCCAGACCAGCCATGTGGAGACTCTATACCACGACATTCTGAAGGAAGCACACATTCTCGATCCCGCCGTAGGAAGTGGCGCCTTCCTGCTCGCCGCACAGGAGGTGCTGATGGACCTATACATGCAATGCATTGAGTATTTCCAGCGGCTCGAAGCTGAAGGGCAAGGCTGGGAGCTGGAGAGTCGTAGTCGTGAGGAATTAGAACGTATCGAGGGTGGGCATGGTGGGGAGTCGCTATACGCCAAACGCTCGATTATTCTGGATAATCTCTACGGGGTGGATATCGACGAGGGCGCTGTGGAGATCTGTAAACTCCGTTTGTGGCTCTCGATGGTTGCGGATATCGAAGACGAGCCAGGGGAGGTCGAACCGCTCCCGAATATTGATTTCAACATACGGCAGGGGAACAGTCTAATTGGATTTACAGATCTCATCGAAACCGTCAATGAACAGGGTGATACCTCACTCACAAACTATGGAATCGGTGAAGAAACACCGGTTAGCGAGTATTATGAGGACGTAATCCACGCTCAGCGGAAACACAAACGGGCAAATTCCTCAAAAGAAGCAACCAACGCCCGTCGTCAGGCAGAGTCGCTCATCACCAGCTACAGTCAGAATCTGGACAACAAGGTGCTAGATGAGTTCCATAATGCCGGCGCTGAAATCACTCTGGATCAAGTTCAAGAATTCCACCCCTTTCATTGGATTCTCGAATTCGCGCTAGTCTACGACCAGGGAGGTTTTGATCTTATTATCGGGAATCCTCCTTGGGACCAGCTTCGAGCGAGTCGCGATGATTACTTCGTCAAGTTTGATGAGCAGTTCCGGTCCCGGATGCCTTCGAATAAGGACGAGATGCAGAAACAGCTGCTGGAAGACGAGGAGATTGCCGAGGGATGGGAGGAGTATCAAGAGCAGATAGAGAAGCAAATGCGGTACTTCACTGATGGTTCTGAATACATCCTCCAGAAACCTGTTATTGATGGACGGAAGGATCCAAATGAAAACAATCTTGCGGCACTCTTCTTTGAGAGATTGTTCGAACTCGTGAGCGACGAGGGGTATGTAGCGCAAGTTCTACCCGGAGTGATCTTCAGTGGCTCTTTCTCGAAAGATCTCCGGATGAAACTTTTGAATGATGCGGAAATACAGTCGTTGGTTGGCTTCGAGAATCATGGAATATTCGGTGATCTTCATCGACAGTATCAGTTCGCTGTTCTCACGTTCAAGAACCAGGGGGAGTCGGAGCAAATCAAGGGAATATTCGATCAACATGATGTTTCTGTCCTCCGTCATTTCGACGAAAAAGCGGTTGAGATCCCACGAGAAGTACTAACCCAATATTCGTTGAAAGCGCGGATATTCCCCAATATTACCCATCCTGAGGAAGTGGGTATCTTGGAGAGTATTGTCTCACACCCTCCGTTGGGAGAAAAAATCGACAATAAATGGAACGTCACTCCGCACCGTGAACTGGATCGATCACGGGCGTCTGACCGCTTCGTCGAAGAGGAAAATGAAGGTGACTACCCTGTGTACGGTGGAGCAAACATTCACCAGTTCCAGCACGACAATACGTTCGATTCGAGTCTTGATTCCCCTTCACTATGGAGTGTCGATGAAGATCAGCCTGATCTGAGCGCTAAATACCGTGTTCGGGAACGGGCGTACAACGGTGGAACGCCGAAAAAGGACATATACGAAGCGTTTGGTGGACCGAAGACCAGCAAATCACAGAAGGGATTCGTCAACGATCTTCTTCAGGAACACCGTGGACAGGACCTCTGTATGGATGACCTCCTTCCAGACTTCACGGAATACCGGATTATCTACCGAGATATCGCCCGACCTACCGACGAACGGACAATGATTTCGACTGTGTTACCCAAAGGGCTCGTTTGTGTTCACACACTCCAGACATTTTCGCCATATGAAGTCAATCCGGAGCAGGACGATCTCTCAGAGTATCCCCTGCGTTCAATCTATGAACGTGCCTACGATGACAAGGAACTGTTCGTCATCACCGGTTTACTGAACAGCATTCCGTTCGATTACCTAATGCGGACGAAGGTCGATTCACACATTGTCCGGTTCAAACTGGAAGAATCACAGGTCCCGCGTCTCACAGAGGGCGACAACTGGTTCCACTATATTTCTGACCGGGCGGCCCGACTCAACTGCTACGGTAAGGAGTTCGAGGAGATGCGGGAACGGCTCGGCGGAATTGATCCCGCTAAAGAGGAATCAGAGCGTCGGCGACTTCAGGCCGAAGTTGATGCAGCTTCTTTCCACGCCTACGGACTCGATAGGGAGGAAATGCAGTTCGTTCTTGATGACTTTCATCGGGTGTCGAATCCTCGAATTATGACGGAAGCGTACTTCGAGAAGGTCGCTGAGAAATACACTCATCTTGGAGACGTAGGGCCAATGGAGTAA
- a CDS encoding site-specific integrase, with protein MDMVATRERALSEREFELLLEGAGRIDDTQQRLETRAAILLGGRLGLRPGETTHLSKSWVDRERQMIQIPTQQNCTKGRDGGICGYCRQAVKQRLEHNPNTDFQSFAERYWLPKTEAASRTVPYHFSYRVRVAVELLLDEHGGWPYSFSTLQRRLETALERSPELSNDATSLHGLRATAASYHAGRGLDLPALRAMFGWEDITTARQYLNVDGAMTRRALDSIHQ; from the coding sequence ATGGATATGGTAGCAACACGAGAGAGGGCCCTTAGCGAACGCGAGTTCGAACTACTGTTAGAAGGTGCTGGGCGTATAGATGATACACAACAGAGACTCGAAACACGAGCGGCCATTCTCCTTGGAGGCCGTCTTGGACTTAGACCAGGAGAAACAACGCACTTGTCGAAATCGTGGGTTGATCGAGAGCGGCAGATGATCCAGATTCCCACACAGCAAAACTGTACGAAGGGGAGAGATGGCGGTATCTGTGGATACTGTCGACAGGCGGTGAAACAACGGCTGGAACACAATCCCAATACAGATTTCCAGAGCTTTGCTGAGCGTTATTGGCTCCCGAAAACGGAAGCCGCTTCCCGAACTGTTCCGTACCACTTTTCGTATCGAGTCCGAGTCGCGGTTGAATTACTACTTGACGAACATGGCGGCTGGCCGTATTCGTTCTCGACCTTACAGCGGCGACTGGAAACTGCCTTGGAACGGTCCCCAGAATTGTCTAACGACGCAACCTCATTACATGGATTACGTGCAACAGCAGCGTCTTATCACGCCGGAAGAGGCTTAGATCTTCCCGCTCTCCGAGCAATGTTCGGGTGGGAGGACATCACCACGGCACGTCAATATCTGAATGTCGACGGAGCGATGACCCGACGAGCGCTGGACAGCATTCATCAGTAA
- a CDS encoding TRAM domain-containing protein, whose amino-acid sequence MVEISDSLCSLFTAKIKKEDGTFVIEIPPSEIKHGALTVDETYRIALLDSSSEAESTSPQSPRHPASQGSTSHDSSGPPVDEGEVRDVTIETVGDQGDGIAKVERGYVVIVPGAQPGDEPTVEIEQVQENVAFASIVDSDPRAL is encoded by the coding sequence ATGGTAGAAATCTCAGACTCCCTGTGTTCGCTGTTCACTGCGAAAATTAAGAAGGAGGATGGCACATTCGTCATCGAGATTCCACCGAGTGAGATCAAGCATGGGGCGCTGACTGTTGATGAAACGTACCGCATCGCTCTTCTTGATTCATCCTCCGAAGCTGAATCAACATCTCCACAGAGCCCACGGCATCCCGCCTCTCAGGGGAGCACGAGCCATGATTCATCTGGTCCTCCTGTTGATGAGGGAGAAGTGCGCGACGTGACAATCGAAACCGTCGGTGATCAGGGCGATGGTATCGCAAAAGTCGAACGGGGGTACGTCGTGATCGTTCCCGGCGCTCAGCCCGGCGACGAGCCAACAGTCGAAATCGAACAAGTTCAGGAGAACGTCGCGTTTGCGAGCATTGTCGATAGCGATCCGCGAGCACTCTAA
- a CDS encoding nucleotidyltransferase domain-containing protein, producing the protein MSFNNRSDALIELLEELTQQGHEYVLVGGYAVSAFNARFSTDLDIVVAPDFKADFVEFLEQQGFEETDSHAKKWFYDTEVIEYEKRLTPQQPIGFDLLVNGLGCRQTEAQWSFDYLYDHSHQQEVSGGTVTTTARVIDGAVLVAAKLHSGRETDLRDVLAVAEEIDLNAVTPHLRRGDDNALREQLERGLDILESDELKHGFRSDFGASAVSEETVTGLQEYLSAQIDHLS; encoded by the coding sequence ATGAGCTTCAACAACCGAAGTGACGCACTCATCGAGCTGCTCGAGGAGCTCACCCAACAGGGTCACGAGTACGTTCTTGTTGGCGGCTACGCTGTCTCAGCGTTCAATGCTCGCTTCTCCACGGACCTCGATATCGTCGTCGCGCCGGACTTCAAGGCTGACTTCGTCGAGTTCCTCGAACAGCAGGGATTCGAGGAAACGGACAGTCACGCCAAGAAATGGTTCTACGACACCGAAGTAATCGAGTACGAAAAGCGGCTCACGCCGCAACAGCCGATCGGCTTCGATCTCCTGGTAAACGGACTCGGGTGTCGCCAGACGGAGGCACAGTGGTCGTTCGACTACCTGTACGACCACAGCCACCAACAGGAGGTGAGCGGGGGCACAGTGACGACGACGGCCAGAGTCATCGATGGGGCCGTCCTCGTGGCGGCAAAGCTCCACAGTGGCCGAGAAACGGACCTCCGAGACGTCCTGGCAGTGGCTGAAGAGATCGACCTCAACGCTGTCACGCCCCATCTGCGGCGAGGGGACGACAATGCCCTACGGGAGCAACTTGAGCGTGGACTGGATATCTTGGAGAGCGACGAACTCAAGCACGGATTTCGGAGTGACTTCGGGGCCTCAGCTGTCTCAGAAGAAACGGTCACCGGTCTCCAAGAGTATCTGTCTGCACAGATTGACCACCTGAGCTGA
- a CDS encoding helix-turn-helix domain-containing protein codes for MYEVLDDTAAQIILAIESGDSIRRVAQHLHTPYETVRQAVNRLEDAGYVSYDDGLAVVDEHIRDAARELVAASAGVSPPSIEEAYVIPQFGDWPSAFTRIDAVYVWTQGGYQVGRNPDDYPLFLAVREQDVDAWEAFFESFDLPTAFERQPGDELDGPLQIVLEPRTSLDIEYVEGYPVIPRAETIEYMRENYAQFQSALAMLDRMYEDLDLGVTYRETERAQP; via the coding sequence ATGTACGAGGTTCTCGACGACACGGCGGCGCAGATTATCCTCGCCATCGAGAGTGGTGACTCCATCCGTCGTGTCGCCCAACACCTCCACACGCCGTACGAGACGGTGCGACAGGCCGTCAATCGGCTCGAAGACGCAGGCTACGTTTCCTATGACGACGGGCTTGCTGTCGTCGACGAGCACATCCGTGACGCAGCCCGCGAACTCGTCGCTGCCAGCGCCGGCGTCAGTCCACCCTCCATCGAGGAAGCCTATGTTATCCCTCAGTTCGGCGACTGGCCGTCCGCGTTTACGCGGATCGACGCCGTCTACGTGTGGACCCAAGGCGGCTACCAAGTAGGGCGGAATCCGGATGACTATCCACTGTTCCTCGCTGTTCGTGAGCAGGACGTCGACGCCTGGGAGGCGTTTTTCGAGTCGTTCGACCTCCCCACTGCTTTCGAGCGACAGCCCGGAGACGAGTTGGACGGTCCGCTGCAGATCGTCCTCGAGCCACGCACGTCACTCGATATCGAGTACGTCGAAGGGTACCCGGTGATCCCGAGAGCAGAGACAATCGAGTATATGCGCGAGAACTACGCCCAGTTCCAGTCGGCGCTGGCGATGCTCGACCGGATGTACGAGGACCTCGACCTCGGCGTCACGTATCGAGAGACTGAACGGGCACAGCCATGA